One Nostoc sp. UHCC 0302 DNA window includes the following coding sequences:
- a CDS encoding acetate kinase, with protein MKILVLNAGSSSQKSCLYEIKDEAFPNQAPQPLWEGKVNWTQDRGVAEIQVKTATGETLQEEIYGDSRQAHVAYMLYTLSRGATKVIGQLSEIDVVGHRVVHGGQDYRESVVINEDVKKAIARISNLAPAHNPAALEGIEAIEKSLGDVRQVAVFDTGFHATLPDAAAIYPGPYEWVEQGIRRYGFHGISHQYCSQRAAQILDRDLASLRIINCHLGNGCSLTAIKNGRSIDTTMGFTPLDGLMMGSRSGSVDPGILIYLLRQSNYSAERLDYVLNKASGLRGISGISSDLPQVTEAIAQGNYRAQLAWDMYIHRLRSGIGAMLASLGGLDVLVFTAGVGEHSAGIRQAACDNFGFLGLKIDPQKNQQQPVDQDIATSESTVRVLVIHTQEDWAIAQQCWHLLKAIRN; from the coding sequence ATGAAAATACTCGTATTAAATGCTGGCTCAAGCAGCCAAAAAAGTTGTTTATATGAGATAAAAGATGAGGCTTTTCCTAATCAAGCACCTCAACCTCTTTGGGAAGGGAAAGTTAACTGGACTCAAGACCGCGGTGTAGCAGAAATTCAAGTAAAAACAGCTACAGGCGAAACGCTGCAAGAAGAAATTTATGGCGATTCCCGACAAGCACACGTCGCCTATATGCTCTATACTCTCAGTCGCGGTGCTACGAAGGTAATTGGTCAATTGTCAGAAATCGATGTAGTCGGGCATCGTGTAGTACATGGTGGGCAAGATTACCGAGAGAGTGTGGTAATTAATGAGGATGTAAAAAAGGCGATCGCTCGTATTTCTAATTTAGCTCCAGCACATAATCCAGCTGCATTAGAAGGCATAGAAGCGATTGAGAAAAGCTTGGGAGATGTCAGACAGGTAGCAGTATTTGATACTGGATTTCATGCCACTTTACCCGATGCAGCGGCAATCTATCCTGGCCCTTATGAGTGGGTAGAGCAAGGTATCCGTCGTTATGGATTTCATGGCATCAGTCACCAATATTGTTCTCAACGTGCTGCCCAAATCCTAGATCGAGATTTAGCATCGCTGCGGATAATTAACTGCCATTTGGGTAACGGTTGCTCTTTGACAGCAATTAAAAACGGTCGCAGTATTGATACCACGATGGGATTTACTCCCCTGGATGGATTGATGATGGGTAGTCGTTCTGGTTCAGTTGATCCAGGAATTTTGATTTACCTGTTGCGGCAATCCAATTACTCAGCCGAAAGATTAGATTACGTACTAAATAAAGCTTCTGGCTTACGAGGAATTTCGGGAATATCCAGCGATTTACCCCAAGTAACCGAAGCGATCGCTCAAGGCAATTACCGCGCTCAACTCGCTTGGGATATGTACATACATCGCTTGCGGTCTGGGATTGGTGCAATGCTTGCTAGTCTAGGGGGATTAGATGTTTTGGTGTTCACCGCAGGCGTAGGCGAACACTCTGCGGGGATTCGCCAAGCAGCCTGTGATAACTTTGGATTTTTGGGGTTGAAAATTGACCCCCAGAAAAATCAGCAGCAGCCTGTTGATCAGGATATTGCCACGTCTGAGTCAACAGTGCGAGTGTTAGTTATACATACTCAAGAAGATTGGGCGATCGCTCAACAATGTTGGCATTTATTAAAAGCAATTAGGAATTAA
- a CDS encoding transaldolase produces the protein MPKSLLEQLRKMTVVVADTGDIQAIEKFKPQDATTNPSLITAAAQMPEYQEIVDQTLLQAKKDAGAGASQAQIVSLAFDRLAVAFGLKILQIIPGRVSTEVDARLSYDTEATVTKARELIAQYKAAGVDRNRVLIKIASTWEGIRAAEILEKEGIHCNLTLLFGLHQAIACAEAGVTLISPFVGRILDWYKKDTGRDSYPANEDPGVVSVTKIYNYYKKFGYKTEVMGASFRNLGEITELAGSDLLTISPSLLGELQATVGELPRKLDPAKVANLEIEKISIDKDIFAQLHAADRMAFDKLDEGIKGFTKALEDLEKLLAERLTRLEGVVASH, from the coding sequence ATGCCTAAGAGTTTACTGGAACAACTGAGAAAAATGACTGTTGTGGTCGCGGATACAGGGGATATCCAGGCGATTGAAAAGTTCAAACCCCAAGACGCTACCACCAATCCCTCCCTGATTACTGCCGCGGCGCAAATGCCAGAATATCAGGAAATTGTCGATCAGACTTTACTCCAAGCCAAGAAAGATGCGGGAGCAGGAGCAAGTCAAGCACAGATAGTTTCTTTGGCTTTTGACCGTCTGGCTGTTGCCTTTGGACTCAAGATTCTGCAAATCATCCCCGGTCGCGTATCTACAGAAGTTGATGCTCGCTTATCCTACGATACAGAAGCTACTGTTACCAAAGCTAGAGAATTGATTGCCCAGTATAAAGCGGCTGGAGTTGATCGCAATCGTGTCCTAATCAAAATTGCCTCCACTTGGGAAGGGATTCGCGCTGCGGAAATTCTCGAAAAAGAAGGTATCCACTGTAACCTGACTTTATTGTTTGGTTTGCATCAAGCGATCGCCTGCGCTGAAGCTGGCGTTACCCTAATTTCTCCCTTCGTCGGCCGGATTCTCGACTGGTACAAGAAAGATACCGGACGCGATAGCTACCCAGCAAATGAAGATCCAGGAGTTGTATCTGTTACCAAAATCTACAACTACTACAAAAAATTCGGCTACAAAACCGAAGTTATGGGAGCTAGTTTCCGTAACCTTGGCGAAATTACCGAACTTGCAGGTAGTGATTTGTTGACAATTTCTCCCTCGCTTTTGGGAGAATTACAAGCAACAGTTGGGGAATTGCCACGCAAACTTGACCCCGCTAAGGTAGCAAATTTAGAAATTGAAAAGATATCTATTGACAAAGATATCTTTGCTCAGTTGCACGCCGCTGACCGCATGGCATTTGACAAACTAGATGAAGGTATTAAAGGGTTTACCAAAGCGCTAGAAGACTTAGAAAAACTTCTTGCAGAGAGACTGACTCGCCTTGAAGGAGTAGTAGCTAGTCATTAA
- the pyk gene encoding pyruvate kinase, with translation MRRTKIICTVGPATSAPSRLQALVEAGMNVARLNFSHGAYEFHAQTAQYLRQISTEQQKPIAIMQDLCGPKIRLGTLPPEGLNAEAGSEVTFVLQEEGNSLDELPLPLPTLFAMVRPGEPILINDGRVKLIVTDRDADHIRAHVKIGGLISTHKGVNLPETPLPVSSITEKDLLDLRFGIQLGVDWVAISFVRSAQDLEPARRMIESAGASIRLIAKIERAEALEQLDSILKVADGIMIARGDLGVEVPIHEVPLIQKDIIRRCNHAGKPVITATQMLESMISAPDPTRAEATDVANSILDGTDAVMLSGETAVGQYPIAAVQMMHNIALRTEQVLQEGSRHSWCHEAGSLSVTESVAEAVCRIAYETGSRAILCNTSSGSTAQLVSKYRPTTPIIALTPDPTAYRQLALSWGVEPLLIPPVHNAEEMFTNVVNTVVDKGLASKGDKVVITSGVPIGKSGTTSLIKVHSIGQPISA, from the coding sequence ATGCGTCGAACTAAAATTATTTGTACTGTTGGCCCTGCTACATCTGCACCCTCAAGGCTACAAGCCTTAGTAGAGGCTGGTATGAATGTAGCTCGACTGAACTTTTCCCACGGGGCTTATGAATTCCATGCCCAAACAGCTCAGTATCTCAGACAGATTAGTACTGAGCAACAAAAGCCGATTGCAATTATGCAAGACCTGTGTGGGCCGAAGATTCGCTTAGGTACTTTACCACCAGAAGGGCTAAATGCAGAAGCAGGGAGTGAAGTTACCTTTGTCTTACAAGAAGAAGGCAATAGTCTCGATGAACTACCTTTACCATTGCCAACTTTGTTTGCAATGGTGCGTCCAGGCGAACCGATTTTGATTAATGATGGTCGCGTCAAGTTAATCGTTACCGATCGCGATGCCGATCACATCCGCGCCCACGTAAAAATTGGCGGGTTAATTTCGACACACAAAGGGGTAAACCTTCCAGAAACTCCTTTACCCGTGAGTTCCATCACCGAAAAAGATTTACTAGATTTGCGCTTTGGGATTCAGTTGGGCGTCGATTGGGTGGCTATTTCCTTTGTGCGATCGGCACAAGATTTAGAACCTGCGCGGCGGATGATTGAATCTGCGGGGGCTTCAATTCGCTTGATTGCCAAAATCGAAAGAGCCGAAGCATTAGAACAGCTTGATTCCATCCTGAAAGTTGCTGATGGAATTATGATTGCCCGTGGCGATTTGGGAGTGGAAGTACCGATTCACGAAGTCCCTCTGATTCAAAAAGACATTATTCGCCGTTGCAACCATGCTGGTAAGCCAGTGATTACAGCTACGCAAATGCTGGAATCGATGATTAGCGCTCCTGATCCCACCCGTGCTGAGGCTACCGATGTTGCTAACTCCATCTTGGATGGTACAGACGCGGTGATGCTCTCTGGCGAGACAGCTGTGGGACAATATCCGATCGCAGCAGTGCAGATGATGCACAATATCGCCCTCCGAACAGAACAGGTGTTGCAAGAGGGTAGTAGACATTCTTGGTGTCATGAGGCAGGCTCGTTGAGCGTGACAGAATCTGTCGCAGAAGCAGTATGTCGTATTGCCTACGAAACAGGCTCACGGGCAATTCTTTGTAACACGTCCTCCGGCAGTACCGCACAACTGGTGTCTAAATATCGACCCACTACCCCAATTATTGCACTGACCCCTGACCCCACTGCTTACCGTCAACTAGCCCTTTCCTGGGGTGTGGAACCTTTACTGATTCCACCAGTTCATAATGCTGAAGAAATGTTTACAAATGTAGTGAACACAGTTGTAGACAAGGGTTTGGCGAGTAAGGGTGATAAGGTAGTGATTACCTCTGGTGTTCCAATTGGTAAATCAGGAACAACTAGTTTAATCAAAGTGCATTCCATTGGACAGCCAATTTCGGCATAA